From a single Abyssibacter profundi genomic region:
- the kdsB gene encoding 3-deoxy-manno-octulosonate cytidylyltransferase has product MSPSFSVVVPARYGSERFPAKVLADLHGRPLVAQTAEAGRLSGAGEVIVATDDRRVVDALAPFGLPCEMTSTAHTSGTDRIHEVAQRLGWADDHIVVNLQGDEPMMPPEIIRACVDALVANPTADIATPVHAIHQVGDFLSPHVVKVVLDGDSRARYFSRAPIPASRKALLSGVQALPDAGAWRHIGLYAYRCAALAKLAALPLAPTEQDESLEQLRALWNGMQIQAVVVAQAPPPGVDTPEDLARLQLLAPPAIRD; this is encoded by the coding sequence ATGAGCCCGTCGTTTTCGGTTGTTGTCCCCGCGCGTTATGGATCGGAACGGTTTCCGGCCAAGGTGTTGGCCGATTTGCATGGCCGTCCGCTGGTTGCGCAAACAGCCGAGGCGGGGCGCTTAAGCGGGGCTGGCGAGGTCATTGTCGCCACGGATGATCGTCGTGTCGTTGATGCTCTGGCGCCGTTCGGGCTGCCGTGTGAGATGACATCGACCGCGCATACTTCAGGAACCGACCGCATTCACGAAGTTGCCCAGCGTTTGGGCTGGGCGGATGACCACATTGTGGTTAATTTGCAGGGTGACGAACCGATGATGCCGCCGGAGATCATCCGCGCATGCGTAGACGCGCTGGTCGCGAATCCGACGGCCGATATCGCGACGCCGGTTCATGCCATCCACCAGGTCGGCGATTTTCTCTCGCCCCATGTCGTCAAAGTGGTGCTGGATGGAGACAGTCGGGCTCGCTACTTCAGCCGGGCGCCTATTCCCGCGTCACGCAAGGCATTGCTATCCGGTGTTCAGGCGTTACCGGATGCGGGCGCCTGGCGGCATATCGGGCTGTATGCGTACCGATGCGCCGCCCTTGCGAAACTGGCTGCGCTGCCACTGGCGCCGACCGAGCAGGACGAATCACTGGAGCAGCTGCGAGCCTTGTGGAACGGCATGCAAATCCAGGCCGTCGTCGTGGCGCAGGCGCCGCCCCCGGGTGTGGATACGCCCGAGGACCTGGCTCGGCTTCAATTGTTAGCGCCGCCAGCCATCAGGGACTGA
- the lpxK gene encoding tetraacyldisaccharide 4'-kinase, protein MIERVWQSRWHPLAWLFWPVAWLFGLVTALRRLGYRRGWLRSQASDVPVIVVGNLTVGGVGKTPLVAWLAGYLQDQGLRVGVVSRGYGRQSRGLVTVSDGQRAEAEALGDEPALLADGGLPVAVAERRSDAVAALAPSCDVLLADDGLQHYAMARAAEVLVVDGERLFGNRWLLPAGPLREPLRRARHCDLVAVRGGGALGLAAVRRLLPGAAVFQFDVHADRVESLSTDDVAPLHTWAGRRVHAVAGIGLPERFFNALRRAGLQVQAHPFPDHHIFRPDDLAFGDDCPVLMTSKDAVKCRHFGDRRLYQVSARVEPGPGFREALNAQVNRLRTLVSTP, encoded by the coding sequence GTGATCGAACGGGTATGGCAATCGCGGTGGCATCCTCTGGCCTGGCTCTTCTGGCCCGTCGCCTGGCTGTTTGGACTGGTCACGGCGCTGCGACGCCTGGGGTACCGCAGGGGTTGGCTGCGCAGCCAAGCATCCGATGTCCCGGTTATTGTGGTCGGGAACCTGACCGTCGGAGGGGTCGGCAAGACGCCGCTGGTGGCCTGGCTGGCCGGTTATCTACAAGATCAGGGCTTGCGAGTCGGCGTGGTCTCCCGAGGCTATGGCCGCCAGTCTCGTGGCCTCGTGACCGTGTCGGATGGGCAGCGGGCGGAGGCCGAGGCGCTAGGTGATGAGCCCGCCCTGCTGGCCGATGGCGGATTGCCCGTGGCGGTCGCCGAGCGTCGGTCGGATGCCGTGGCCGCATTGGCGCCGAGCTGCGACGTGTTGCTGGCAGACGATGGTTTGCAGCATTACGCCATGGCCCGAGCCGCGGAGGTGTTGGTGGTCGATGGGGAGCGTCTATTCGGCAATCGATGGCTCCTGCCGGCCGGGCCCCTGCGAGAACCGCTGCGCCGCGCGCGCCACTGTGATCTGGTGGCGGTGCGTGGGGGTGGGGCCTTGGGGCTAGCCGCTGTCCGGCGTCTGTTGCCGGGGGCTGCGGTGTTTCAGTTCGATGTCCATGCCGATCGGGTGGAATCCTTGAGCACGGACGATGTGGCGCCGCTACACACCTGGGCTGGCCGGCGGGTTCACGCCGTTGCCGGGATTGGCCTGCCGGAACGTTTTTTCAATGCTTTGCGTCGGGCAGGCCTGCAGGTACAGGCACATCCGTTTCCGGACCACCATATCTTTCGGCCCGACGATCTGGCCTTCGGCGATGATTGCCCTGTACTGATGACAAGCAAGGACGCCGTAAAATGCCGTCACTTCGGTGACCGTCGGCTCTACCAGGTTTCGGCCAGGGTGGAGCCGGGTCCCGGATTCCGTGAGGCCCTGAATGCCCAGGTGAATCGCCTGCGGACGTTAGTGTCCACGCCATAG
- a CDS encoding Trm112 family protein, translating into MDNKLLDLLVCPVSKAPLRLSEDHKELICDASRLAYPIRDGIPVMLESEARELDPDE; encoded by the coding sequence TTGGATAATAAGTTGCTGGATTTACTGGTCTGCCCGGTCTCGAAGGCCCCTCTGCGGTTGAGTGAGGATCACAAGGAGCTGATTTGCGATGCCAGCCGGTTGGCCTATCCGATTCGTGATGGGATTCCTGTGATGCTGGAATCCGAGGCTCGCGAACTCGACCCGGACGAATGA